In the genome of Ignavibacteria bacterium, one region contains:
- a CDS encoding fumarylacetoacetate hydrolase family protein translates to MQKFLNIQGLGERIQVNNIYCIGKNYLDHIKEFANPEVPKTPVVFCKPNTALLNYGETVSIPEINGKQMSENMQNEVEIVVVIGKDGYKIPEADAEKHILGYAIGMDLTLRDLQATAKEKGLPWTVAKGFYTSAPVSDIVLKENIKDIQNIEFGLDINGNRKQFTNSNLMIFKINYLVSYLSNIFYLSKGDLIFTGTPEGISKLNSGDKLKAYLSDLVSLEVNVK, encoded by the coding sequence ATGCAAAAATTTTTGAACATACAGGGGTTGGGAGAGAGAATTCAGGTCAATAATATTTATTGCATCGGCAAGAATTATCTCGACCATATAAAAGAATTTGCAAATCCCGAAGTGCCCAAAACTCCGGTTGTATTTTGCAAACCGAATACAGCTTTGCTGAATTATGGTGAGACTGTTTCAATACCTGAAATCAACGGCAAGCAAATGTCAGAGAATATGCAGAATGAAGTTGAGATTGTCGTGGTTATCGGAAAAGACGGATATAAAATTCCTGAAGCAGATGCAGAGAAGCATATTCTCGGATACGCAATTGGTATGGATTTGACTCTTCGAGACTTGCAGGCAACTGCAAAGGAAAAAGGTCTGCCGTGGACGGTTGCAAAAGGTTTTTATACATCAGCGCCTGTATCGGATATTGTTTTGAAAGAAAATATCAAAGATATTCAGAATATCGAATTTGGGTTGGATATAAACGGCAATAGAAAACAGTTTACTAATTCCAATTTAATGATTTTTAAAATCAACTATTTAGTAAGCTATCTTTCAAATATTTTCTATTTATCAAAAGGTGATTTAATTTTCACGGGAACACCTGAAGGAATCTCAAAACTTAACTCGGGCGATAAGCTGAAAGCTTATTTATCGGATTTAGTTTCATTAGAGGTAAACGTAAAATAA
- a CDS encoding ParA family protein, whose translation MGKVISICIPKGGVGKTTTAVNLAASLAVAEKKTLLIDVDPYGSSALALGFTADKIKAGIADIFSFAKSLSFAIHKTELEYLDYVPSNVNSMISDEKISKMSDNRVILKNSLKDIKNNYDLIIIDCPPILRGFTTNALTASDSVLIPLKAGHLSLDALDKLFEFLQWIKDVCNPGIDVEGILITMHEKSKVAELSEHELKQRYNNYMLETYIPTSDLLNEATFYGKPLCLYNINSEGAVAYLNLANELLIKNQNLFVTNGNS comes from the coding sequence TTGGGTAAAGTTATTTCAATATGCATCCCTAAAGGGGGAGTCGGTAAAACAACAACTGCGGTAAATCTTGCAGCTTCGCTTGCCGTTGCCGAAAAGAAGACGCTTTTAATTGATGTTGACCCGTATGGTTCATCGGCACTTGCGTTGGGCTTTACCGCCGATAAAATCAAAGCAGGAATTGCCGATATATTTTCATTTGCCAAGTCATTATCGTTTGCAATTCATAAAACCGAACTTGAGTATCTTGATTATGTTCCGTCAAATGTTAACTCTATGATTTCCGATGAGAAAATTTCAAAGATGTCGGATAACCGTGTCATTTTAAAAAATTCACTCAAAGACATTAAGAATAACTATGACCTTATAATAATTGACTGTCCACCGATATTGCGTGGTTTTACGACAAATGCTTTGACTGCATCGGATTCGGTTTTAATTCCGCTCAAAGCCGGACATTTGTCTCTTGATGCTCTTGATAAGCTATTTGAATTTTTGCAATGGATAAAAGATGTTTGCAATCCGGGCATTGATGTTGAGGGAATTTTAATTACAATGCATGAAAAATCAAAGGTAGCGGAGCTTTCAGAACACGAACTTAAGCAGAGATATAATAATTATATGCTTGAGACATATATTCCGACATCGGATTTATTAAATGAAGCAACATTTTATGGCAAACCGTTATGTTTATACAATATAAATTCAGAAGGTGCGGTTGCTTATCTTAACCTTGCGAATGAGTTGTTAATTAAAAATCAAAATTTGTTTGTTACGAATGGAAATTCCTAA
- a CDS encoding valine--tRNA ligase, translating into MEIPKNYDYISSEKKWIDFWEEHKFYYSTPNLSKPKFTIVIPPPNITGVLHIGHILNNTIQDIYCRWKRMSGFEVCWVPGTDHAGIGTQIVIEKELAKQGKSKYDIGREEFIKITWQWKEEKGGHILKQLRKLGASLDWSKERFTMDDGLSKAVRSVFVDLFKKGLIYKGKRIINWDPKTITAVSDDEIYFKEQQDKLYYVRYPLAGTQEFITIATARPETMFGDVAVAVNPKDERYKEYIGKNVILPIVNKEIPVIADDYVDVEFGTGSLKITPAHDVNDFEIGLRHNLEIINVLTPDAKLNEYGLEFKGLDVPTARKEVVERLKELSLLEKEDDYVHNVSFTERSGVQVEPYLSDQWFVSMKKLAEPAITVVENEQIKFYPEKWFKTYMHWMKNVRDWCISRQLWWGHQIPVWYHKHTDEIYCEVEPPKDIENWTQDEDVLDTWFSSWIWPFSVFGWEDSEKDNYNEDLNYYYPTDLLVTGPDIIYLWVARMIMSGLEYMHEIPFTDVYFTSIIRDEKGRKMSKSLGNSPEPLDIMEKYGTDALRFTLVYLAPLGNDVLFDEQKTEIGRNFITKIWNAGRYLMMNKEQIESSTEYASKDYKDDLSDKWIKSRFNSTLRSIEYHLTSYRLNDYTKNLYSFIWSDFCDWYIEFLKIKISNNKESAGKIIDDAIEMYVNILKSLHPVTPFVTEEMWHHLNPNETNTSISVQDFPEIDADLIDAEIENEFESLKEIVGSIRNLKAENNIALTAPCHVIFKTSDKDTLKMIDDFDDYVKQLCFVSNLEIISEDEEAPKNSVSAVLNNVEVYLMLEGLVDFAKVNEKINKEIENLEKYVDTLNKKLNNKGFITKASSEVVEREKEKREEALDKLDKLRAKVS; encoded by the coding sequence ATGGAAATTCCTAAAAATTACGATTACATATCGTCTGAAAAAAAATGGATAGATTTCTGGGAAGAACATAAGTTTTACTATTCAACACCAAATCTTTCTAAACCAAAATTTACTATTGTTATACCTCCGCCAAATATCACGGGTGTTCTGCACATCGGACATATTTTAAATAATACAATTCAGGATATTTATTGCCGCTGGAAAAGAATGTCCGGCTTTGAAGTTTGCTGGGTTCCCGGCACTGACCACGCGGGCATTGGCACGCAAATCGTAATCGAGAAAGAGCTTGCAAAGCAGGGAAAGTCGAAATACGATATTGGCAGGGAAGAGTTCATAAAAATAACCTGGCAATGGAAGGAAGAAAAAGGCGGACATATTTTAAAACAGCTTCGCAAGCTTGGTGCGTCCCTTGACTGGTCAAAAGAACGCTTCACGATGGATGATGGTCTTTCAAAAGCTGTGCGATCGGTATTCGTTGACTTATTTAAGAAAGGTTTGATATATAAAGGCAAACGCATTATCAATTGGGATCCAAAAACTATAACCGCAGTAAGTGATGATGAAATTTACTTTAAAGAACAGCAGGATAAGCTTTATTATGTTCGTTATCCTCTTGCAGGCACTCAGGAGTTCATAACAATTGCCACGGCACGTCCTGAAACAATGTTCGGTGATGTTGCAGTTGCTGTAAATCCAAAAGATGAACGTTATAAAGAATATATCGGCAAAAATGTAATTCTTCCGATTGTGAATAAAGAAATTCCTGTTATTGCCGATGATTATGTCGATGTGGAATTCGGAACAGGTTCATTAAAAATAACTCCGGCTCACGATGTTAATGATTTTGAAATCGGTTTACGCCATAACCTTGAAATCATAAACGTCCTTACTCCCGATGCAAAGCTTAATGAATACGGACTTGAGTTCAAAGGTCTCGATGTTCCGACTGCACGAAAAGAAGTTGTCGAGCGTTTAAAAGAACTAAGCTTGCTTGAAAAAGAAGATGATTACGTTCATAATGTTTCATTTACGGAACGTTCAGGTGTTCAGGTAGAGCCGTATCTTTCTGACCAATGGTTTGTATCGATGAAAAAACTTGCAGAGCCGGCAATTACCGTTGTTGAAAACGAACAGATAAAATTTTATCCCGAGAAATGGTTTAAGACTTATATGCACTGGATGAAAAATGTCCGTGATTGGTGCATATCACGCCAGCTTTGGTGGGGACATCAGATTCCTGTCTGGTATCATAAGCATACAGATGAAATATATTGCGAAGTTGAACCGCCCAAGGATATTGAAAACTGGACTCAAGACGAGGATGTTCTCGATACCTGGTTCTCTTCATGGATCTGGCCGTTCAGTGTTTTCGGATGGGAAGATTCAGAGAAAGACAATTACAACGAAGATTTAAATTATTATTACCCGACAGACTTGCTTGTAACAGGACCTGATATAATTTATCTCTGGGTTGCAAGAATGATTATGTCGGGACTTGAGTACATGCATGAGATTCCTTTCACTGATGTTTATTTTACTTCCATCATTCGCGATGAAAAGGGAAGGAAGATGTCGAAGTCACTCGGCAATTCTCCTGAACCGCTCGACATAATGGAAAAATACGGAACAGATGCTTTGCGCTTTACGCTTGTTTATCTTGCGCCGCTTGGAAATGATGTTTTGTTCGATGAGCAAAAAACTGAAATCGGCAGAAACTTTATTACAAAAATCTGGAATGCCGGCAGATATCTGATGATGAACAAGGAACAGATTGAAAGCTCGACAGAATACGCCAGTAAAGATTATAAAGATGATTTATCCGATAAATGGATTAAAAGCAGATTTAATTCTACGCTGAGAAGTATTGAATATCATCTGACAAGTTATCGTTTGAATGATTATACAAAAAATTTATATTCGTTTATATGGTCTGACTTCTGTGACTGGTATATCGAATTTTTGAAAATAAAAATCAGCAATAATAAAGAATCAGCAGGAAAAATTATTGATGATGCAATTGAGATGTATGTTAATATTTTAAAAAGCCTGCATCCGGTAACACCGTTTGTTACCGAGGAAATGTGGCATCATTTGAATCCTAATGAGACAAACACAAGTATTTCAGTTCAGGATTTCCCTGAGATAGATGCAGACTTAATTGATGCTGAGATTGAAAATGAATTTGAATCTCTTAAAGAGATTGTAGGCTCAATCAGGAATCTAAAAGCAGAAAACAATATTGCGCTTACAGCGCCCTGTCATGTTATTTTCAAAACTTCCGATAAAGATACTTTAAAAATGATTGATGACTTTGATGATTATGTAAAGCAATTATGTTTTGTTTCAAATCTTGAAATCATCAGCGAAGATGAAGAAGCTCCTAAGAATTCTGTGAGTGCCGTGTTAAACAATGTTGAAGTATATTTAATGCTTGAAGGACTTGTTGATTTTGCGAAAGTGAACGAAAAGATAAACAAAGAAATCGAAAATCTCGAGAAATATGTCGATACTCTTAACAAGAAACTTAACAACAAAGGATTTATAACGAAAGCTTCTTCTGAAGTTGTTGAACGTGAGAAAGAAAAGAGGGAAGAGGCATTGGATAAGCTCGATAAGTTAAGAGCTAAGGTTAGTTAA
- the rocF gene encoding arginase, with protein sequence MAKRTRKIGIIGFPMDLGADRRGVDMGPSAIRYAGLERKLEALGYNVTDFGDIDVEIAETQKVRNAKLKYHAEIIKTSKLLAKKTESILNRKYSPLILGGDHATAIGSIAGISSYCRENNKTLGVIWIDAHTDMNTPETTPSGNIHGMPLAISLGLGDKKLVRLGGFSPKLDIENIALIGIRDVDYLESRTIKKLKPQVYTMTDIDKLGMPHIISKVLNDFKGRVDFLHVSFDIDGIDPDIAEGVGTPVPGGLTYRESQLLMEMIAESGQLSSLEMLEVNPILDIKNRTAVLATELIASAFGKNTLFE encoded by the coding sequence ATGGCAAAAAGAACAAGAAAAATAGGTATTATAGGGTTTCCGATGGATTTGGGAGCCGACAGACGCGGCGTGGATATGGGTCCTTCTGCAATTCGATATGCAGGGCTTGAGCGTAAGCTTGAAGCGCTCGGGTATAATGTAACAGACTTCGGTGACATCGATGTTGAGATTGCGGAAACACAAAAAGTAAGAAATGCTAAGTTAAAGTATCACGCCGAAATTATAAAGACTTCAAAATTACTTGCGAAGAAAACAGAATCGATTTTAAACCGTAAATACTCCCCTCTTATTCTCGGAGGTGACCACGCTACAGCAATCGGAAGCATTGCGGGAATTTCATCTTATTGCCGTGAAAATAATAAAACTCTTGGTGTAATCTGGATTGATGCTCATACCGATATGAATACACCTGAAACAACTCCATCAGGAAACATTCACGGAATGCCACTTGCGATTTCACTCGGGTTGGGTGATAAAAAACTTGTGCGTCTCGGAGGATTTTCTCCGAAGCTGGACATTGAAAATATTGCGCTTATCGGAATAAGAGACGTTGATTATCTTGAATCGAGAACAATAAAGAAATTGAAACCGCAGGTTTATACGATGACGGATATCGATAAGCTCGGAATGCCTCATATTATTTCAAAAGTTCTCAATGATTTTAAAGGCAGAGTTGATTTTCTTCATGTGAGCTTTGACATTGATGGGATAGACCCGGATATTGCAGAAGGAGTAGGAACACCTGTTCCCGGCGGGCTTACTTACCGTGAGTCGCAATTATTAATGGAAATGATTGCAGAAAGCGGACAGCTTTCATCGCTTGAAATGTTGGAGGTAAATCCAATACTCGACATAAAAAACCGCACAGCAGTTCTTGCAACGGAGCTGATTGCTTCAGCATTTGGTAAGAATACTTTGTTTGAATAA
- a CDS encoding DNA methyltransferase, translated as MNLSQPLSVYYPISLPEIKRKIEKKKVSKRNSIQLSTITDFSNIKEITNNFGETLIRVDGDIPIDLQPESGQRFLFISYHQTRFSHGIHRYPAKFFPELPRWIIKKYSNEYDNVLDPFSGSATTNIEALLLNRYTVGIDIDPFAQLLSKVKTTPLNSDELKATIDEVLKKIVLYNPNKINEKNIPIFPYRDNWFKKEILLELTFIKKIIDELKTSNDIKNFLLITMSSIIRSVSNADDNCTRTVIRKKLNKQVYPSMALTKFAENLLINNIYINEFTNLFPNNTYADFPNHSDARCLNYDNNTFHLAVTSPPYVNAVDYPRTHQLEMYWLGLANGSLSTHKQNHIGTEVVKVTQYKDLNLIGIPIADEKIKLIFKKDPRRAYIAYKFLFDMKKNLVETQRVLKKNGRYVIVIGNNKIRGEVFESWKYLMEIANDVGFKVENYFGSEIIKHFIKVPRGERINTDWVIVLRK; from the coding sequence TTGAATTTATCTCAACCACTTTCTGTTTATTATCCAATTTCCTTACCTGAAATCAAACGTAAAATTGAAAAAAAGAAAGTTAGTAAAAGAAATAGTATACAACTTTCAACTATCACAGATTTTTCTAATATAAAAGAAATAACTAATAATTTTGGTGAAACTTTGATAAGAGTAGATGGTGATATACCCATTGATTTACAACCCGAATCTGGACAAAGATTTTTATTTATAAGTTATCATCAAACAAGATTTTCACATGGCATTCATAGATATCCAGCAAAATTTTTCCCTGAATTACCAAGATGGATAATAAAAAAATATAGTAATGAATATGATAATGTATTAGATCCATTCTCAGGTAGTGCGACAACAAATATAGAAGCGCTTTTGTTGAATCGGTATACTGTTGGAATTGATATTGATCCATTTGCACAATTATTATCTAAAGTTAAGACAACCCCATTAAATTCGGATGAATTAAAAGCAACAATTGATGAAGTTTTAAAGAAAATTGTTTTATACAATCCAAACAAAATTAATGAAAAAAATATACCCATTTTTCCATACAGAGACAATTGGTTTAAAAAAGAAATATTATTGGAATTAACTTTCATTAAAAAAATTATTGATGAATTAAAAACGTCGAATGATATTAAAAATTTTTTACTAATTACAATGTCATCTATTATTAGAAGTGTATCAAATGCTGATGATAACTGTACGCGAACAGTCATAAGGAAAAAGTTAAATAAACAAGTTTATCCCTCTATGGCATTAACAAAATTTGCTGAAAATTTATTAATTAATAATATATATATTAATGAATTTACAAATTTATTTCCTAATAATACTTATGCAGATTTTCCAAACCATAGTGATGCAAGATGTTTAAATTATGATAACAATACATTCCATTTAGCTGTAACATCACCACCATATGTAAATGCTGTTGATTATCCAAGAACACACCAACTTGAAATGTACTGGTTAGGATTAGCCAATGGTTCATTAAGTACACATAAACAAAACCATATAGGTACGGAAGTGGTAAAAGTCACCCAATACAAGGATTTAAATTTAATTGGTATTCCGATAGCAGATGAAAAAATTAAATTAATATTTAAAAAAGATCCACGAAGAGCATATATTGCATACAAATTCTTATTTGATATGAAAAAGAATTTAGTTGAAACACAGAGAGTATTAAAGAAAAATGGAAGATATGTAATAGTCATTGGAAATAATAAAATTAGAGGTGAGGTCTTTGAAAGTTGGAAATATTTAATGGAGATAGCGAATGATGTTGGCTTTAAAGTTGAAAATTATTTTGGTTCTGAAATTATAAAACATTTTATTAAAGTACCTCGAGGGGAAAGGATAAACACAGATTGGGTTATTGTTCTAAGAAAGTAA
- a CDS encoding thioesterase family protein — protein MNISDFKHSYQVRARQYEVDSQGIVHNAVYLEYFETGRIEYRRQFGYVLQPNGIFTDGLKVVVVNNTINYHVPIILDDVVNIYTRIAWIKNSSFCFHQLIENDKNKEVNCTGSGILVNLNPSNNTPEKLNEKFINEIKSFEKNIEILKR, from the coding sequence ATGAATATTTCTGATTTTAAACATTCTTATCAGGTTCGGGCGAGACAGTATGAAGTAGACTCACAGGGGATTGTTCACAACGCAGTTTATCTTGAATACTTCGAAACAGGCAGAATTGAATACCGCAGACAGTTCGGATATGTACTTCAGCCAAACGGAATTTTCACCGATGGCTTAAAAGTTGTGGTTGTAAATAACACAATCAACTATCACGTCCCGATAATCTTAGATGACGTAGTAAATATATATACCAGAATTGCATGGATAAAAAATTCCAGCTTTTGCTTTCATCAGCTTATCGAGAATGATAAGAATAAGGAAGTAAACTGCACTGGAAGCGGCATCCTTGTAAATCTTAACCCTTCAAATAACACTCCCGAAAAACTTAACGAAAAATTCATAAATGAAATCAAATCTTTTGAAAAAAATATCGAAATACTTAAAAGATAA
- a CDS encoding beta-propeller fold lactonase family protein: protein MKSNLLKKISKYLKDKNVKGQTSEVRSVSSEKSNYLTSHVSRFTSFFLPLTCILICLVLITHLSSCEQDFITPGETSTFPDSIAQLFSTPYNSTNNTCASVSCHNSESHAGGLDLINWQKAMNGSDQGTMIIPYNGFWSHITAVVNSDTNVSPVVEVLPTIHKMDDPNKIQMLMNWMNAGAPDKNGNIAFSSISNPCFITNQASDNIAVVNTTSRLVTRIFPVGGRQQILDAPHYVTSDQQNRYIFVSLIQEGYIEKYDAYTYQQVGRQAVGLNPAHLVISTDNQSGFVSNFDSGGLERCVKKFNANTLQVLDTVSDQKMKAPHGMAASTDGQFLYVAANIGEYIFKIDLSTFEIVASVPVGPGVPPNGNGSGLYKPYQIILSSDNSKLFVSCTADDAVRVFNTSDMTPYSPTSRIQVGDNPLLMKFSRNNQYIFVCNRNSNSVSVIDGSSYSVIKTIDSVGVQPHGVDFTVDGQYAIIACETLAGFDGHHPTIGSNKPGVSRIIRMSDLMVESRRLEMSSFPAGIVILPFYY, encoded by the coding sequence ATGAAATCAAATCTTTTGAAAAAAATATCGAAATACTTAAAAGATAAAAATGTGAAAGGTCAAACGTCAGAGGTGAGAAGTGTTTCCTCTGAAAAATCAAATTATTTAACGTCTCACGTTTCACGTTTCACTTCTTTCTTTTTACCTCTTACATGCATACTTATTTGTTTAGTATTAATTACTCATCTGTCTTCCTGCGAGCAGGATTTTATAACTCCGGGCGAAACATCAACGTTTCCTGACAGCATTGCTCAGCTTTTTTCTACGCCATATAACAGCACAAACAACACCTGCGCAAGTGTTTCATGTCACAATTCAGAATCACATGCAGGAGGTTTGGATTTAATTAATTGGCAGAAAGCAATGAACGGTTCAGACCAGGGAACAATGATAATTCCTTATAACGGATTCTGGTCGCATATCACTGCAGTTGTCAACAGTGACACAAACGTTTCACCTGTTGTAGAAGTACTTCCCACCATTCATAAAATGGATGACCCGAATAAAATTCAAATGTTAATGAACTGGATGAATGCCGGTGCGCCCGATAAAAACGGTAACATAGCATTTAGCTCCATATCCAATCCTTGTTTCATAACAAACCAGGCATCTGATAATATTGCTGTGGTTAACACAACCAGCCGTCTTGTTACAAGAATTTTTCCTGTTGGGGGAAGACAGCAGATACTTGATGCTCCGCATTATGTGACTTCTGACCAGCAAAACAGATACATTTTTGTGAGCTTAATACAGGAAGGTTACATTGAAAAATATGATGCTTATACATATCAGCAGGTCGGGCGTCAAGCTGTTGGATTAAATCCCGCTCATTTAGTTATTTCGACCGATAATCAATCAGGATTTGTAAGTAATTTTGATTCCGGAGGATTGGAACGATGCGTTAAAAAATTTAATGCAAATACACTGCAGGTCTTAGATACTGTTTCAGACCAAAAGATGAAAGCGCCGCACGGAATGGCAGCATCAACGGACGGTCAGTTTCTTTACGTTGCTGCCAATATCGGAGAATATATTTTTAAAATTGACTTATCAACTTTTGAGATTGTAGCGTCTGTTCCTGTTGGACCTGGCGTTCCTCCAAACGGCAATGGTTCGGGTTTATATAAACCATACCAGATAATTCTCTCGAGCGACAACTCAAAACTGTTTGTAAGCTGCACAGCAGATGATGCAGTTAGAGTTTTTAATACAAGCGACATGACGCCATACAGCCCGACCTCAAGAATACAGGTAGGCGATAACCCGTTATTGATGAAGTTTTCGAGAAACAATCAATATATTTTTGTCTGCAACAGAAACTCGAATAGTGTTTCCGTGATTGACGGAAGCTCATATTCTGTAATTAAAACAATCGACAGTGTAGGTGTGCAGCCTCACGGGGTTGATTTTACGGTTGACGGGCAGTACGCTATTATTGCATGCGAAACTCTTGCCGGTTTTGACGGTCATCATCCTACAATCGGAAGCAATAAACCTGGAGTATCGAGAATAATAAGAATGTCGGATTTAATGGTTGAATCAAGACGTCTTGAGATGTCGTCTTTCCCGGCAGGCATTGTTATTCTGCCGTTTTATTATTGA